In a genomic window of Buteo buteo chromosome 29, bButBut1.hap1.1, whole genome shotgun sequence:
- the PYGM gene encoding glycogen phosphorylase, muscle form, with protein sequence MSRPLSDQERRRQISVRGLAGAENVSELKRSFNRHLHFTLVKDRNVATPRDYYQALAHAVRDHLVGRWLRTQQYYYEKDPKRIYYLSLEFYMGRTLQNTMVNLGLQNSCDEAVYQLGLDMEELQEIEEDAGLGNGGLGRLAACFLDSMATLGLAAYGYGIRYEFGIFNQKISGGWQVEEADDWLRYGNPWEKARPEYTIPVHFYGRVDHSPQGAKWLDTQVVLALPYDTPVPGYRNNTVNTMRLWSARAPNEFNLKDFNVGGYIQAVLDRNLAENISRVLYPNDNFFEGKELRLKQEYFVVAATLHDIIRRFKSAKFGSRDPVRTAFDTFPDKVAIQLNDTHPSLAIPELMRILVDEEQLTWDKAWEVTVRTCAYTNHTVLPEALERWPVHLLEALLPRHLEIIYEINQRFLDRVYASFPGDHDRLRRMSLVEEGAVKRINMAHLCIVGSHAVNGVARIHSDILKNSVFKDFYELEPHKFQNKTNGITPRRWLLLCNPGLAEVIAQRIGEDFVADLDQLQKLRSFVDDESFIRDVAKVKQENKLKFAAFLEKEYGVRVNPASLFDVQVKRIHEYKRQLLNCLHVITLYNRIKKEPNKPFVPRTVMIGGKAAPGYHMAKMIIKLVTSIGDVVNHDPAVGDRLKVLFLENYRVSLAEKVIPAADLSEQISTAGTEASGTGNMKFMLNGALTIGTMDGANVEMAEEAGEENLFIFGMRVEDVEALDRQGYCAHDYYERLPELRQAVDQLSSGFFSPRQPDLFRDIVNMLMNHDRFKVFADYEAYVKCQEKVSALYKNTREWTQMVIRNVAASGKFSSDRTIAQYAREIWGAEPTRHRIPAPDEPRE encoded by the exons cggaTCTATTACCTGTCGCTGGAGTTTTACATGGGGCGGACGCTGCAGAACACGATGGTGAACCTGGGGCTGCAGAACAGCTGCGACGAGGCCGTGTACCAg ctggggctggacatggaggagctgcaggagatCGAGGAGGACGCCGGGCTGGGCAACGGGGGCCTGGGGCGCCTGGCAg cCTGTTTTCTGGACTCGATGGCCACGCTGGGTCTGGCCGCCTACGGCTACGGCATCCGCTACGAGTTCGGCATCTTCAACCAGAAGATTTCGGGGGGCTGGCAG gtggaAGAGGCGGACGACTGGCTGCGCTACGGGAACCCCTGGGAGAAGGCGCGCCCCGAGTACACCATCCCCGTCCACTTCTACGGGCGCGTCGACCACAGCCCCCAGGGCGCCAAGTGGCTCGACACCCAG GTGGTGCTGGCGCTGCCCTACGACACGCCGGTGCCCGGGTACCGCAACAACACGGTCAACACGATGCGGCTCTGGTCGGCCCGCGCCCCCAACGAGTTCAACCTCAAGGACT tCAACGTCGGGGGCTACATCCAGGCTGTGCTGGACCGAAACCTGGCAGAGAACATCTCCCGCGTCCTGTACCCCAACGACAAC TTCTTCGAGGGGAAGGAGCTGCGGCTGAAGCAGGAGTACTTCGTGGTGGCGGCCACGCTGCACGACATCATCCGGCGCTTCAAGTCCGCCAAGTTCGGCAGCCGCGACCCCGTGCGCACCGCCTTCGACACCTTCCCCGACAAG gtggCCATCCAGCTCAACGACACCCACCCCTCCCTGGCCATCCCCGAGCTGATGCGGATCCTGGTGGACGAGGAGCAGCTCACCTGGGACAAG GCGTGGGAGGTGACGGTGCGGACCTGCGCGTACACCAACCACACGGTGCTGCCCGAGGCGCTGGAGCGATGGCCCGTCCACCTGCTCGAAGCGCTGCTGCCCCGGCACCTCGAGATCATCTACGAGATCAACCAGCGCTTCCTCGAC CGGGTCTACGCCAGCTTCCCCGGGGACCACGATCGGCTGCGGCGGATGTCGCTGGTGGAGGAAGGCGCCGTCAAGCGCATCAACATGGCGCATCTCTGCATCGTGGGCTCCCACGCCGTCAACGGCGTCGCCCGCATCCACTCCGACATCCTCAAGAACAGCGT GTTCAAGGATTTCTACGAGCTGGAACCCCACAAGTTCCAGAACAAAACCAACGGGATCACGCCCCGGcgctggctgctgctctgcaacCCGGGGCTGGCCGAGGTCATCGCCCAG cgcatCGGGGAGGATTTCGTGGCCGACCTGGACCAGCTCCAGAAGCTCCGCAGCTTCGTGGATGACGAGAGCTTCATCCGCGACGTGGCCAAGGTCAAGCAG gagAACAAGCTGAAGTTCGCGGCGTTCCTGGAGAAGGAATACGGGGTGCGGGTGAACCCCGCGTCCCTCTTCGACGTCCAGGTGAAGCGGATCCACGAGTACAAGCGGCAGCTGCTCAACTGCCTCCACGTCATCACCCTCTACAACC ggatcAAGAAGGAACCCAACAAACCCTTCGTGCCCCGAACCGTCATGATCGGGGGCaag gcagcccccggGTACCACATGGCCAAGATGATCATCAAGCTGGTGACGTCCATCGGGGACGTGGTCAACCACGACCCGGCCGTGGGCGACCGCCTCAAGGTTCTGTTCCTGGAGAACTACCGCGTCTCCCTGGCCGAGAAGG TGATCCCGGCGGCCGACCTGTCGGAGCAGATCTCGACGGCGGGGACGGAGGCCTCGGGGACGGGGAACATGAAGTTCATGCTGAACGGGGCGCTGACCATCGGGACGATGGACGGGGCCAACGTGGAGATGGCGGAGGAGGCGGGCGAGGAGAACCTCTTCATCTTCGGGATGCGGGTGGAGGACGTCGAGGCCCTCGACCGCCAGGG gtactgcgcCCACGATTACTACGAGCGGCTGCCGGAGCTGCGCCAGGCGGTGGATCAGCTCAGCAGCGGGTTCTTCAGCCCCCGCCAGCCCGACCTCTTCCGAGACATCGTCAACATGCTCATGAACCACGACAG gtttaAGGTGTTTGCGGACTACGAGGCTTACGTCAAGTGCCAGGAGAAAGTCAGCGCTCTCTACAag aacACGCGGGAGTGGACGCAGATGGTGATCCGGAACGTGGCGGCCTCCGGGAAGTTTTCCAGCGACCGGACCATCGCCCAGTACGCCCGGGAGATTTGGGGGGCCGAGCCCACCCGCCACCGCATCCCCGCCCCCGACGAGCCCCGCGAgtag
- the RASGRP2 gene encoding RAS guanyl-releasing protein 2 gives MSCTLDLDRGHTLDELLQGCIAAFDAQGKVRDPHLVRLFLMMHPWYLPPAELADKLLHIIEESGGSDEGPSLCLKISHLVRYWVRAFPGELAGDPELLGRIRVLREALGRGSGGDPDTRIDLDSLPSPPGGEQEEPPPRPPTRRKTSLLLDHLEAAELAEHLTHLEHRAFARVHLQDYRSFARRGCAAGSPALQRVIALSNGVSRWVQLLVLSPPAPPQRARVLTRFLHVAQRLLELRNFNTLMAVVGGLGHGSITRLRQTLALLPPDVTKLWGRLSEVLGSAGNYRRYRGLLGGAGGGGGFRLPALGVHLRDLVALEEALPDWGGPARPHPAKLQQRFAILGGLLGGGEQGPPVPADPDLLHLLTVSLELGQTEEQLYQLSLQREPRTRAPHRAGRGRRGPLTRGLCTRRGPLARGCPPSPVPLRLPQILGLHKQGLKCRTCGLRCHARCRERLRVECRRRTQSVASDAPPGPPGPPPRSFSFSLPQPRRSSSALHPPETPEELQEVEDGVFDIHL, from the exons ATGAGCTGCACCCTGGACCTGGATCGGGGCCACACGCTGGAcgagctgctgcagggctgcatcGCCGCCTTcg acgCGCAGGGGAAGGTGCGGGACCCCCACCTCGTCCGGCTCTTCCTCATGATGCACCCCTGGTACCTGCCCCCCGCCGAGCTGGCCGACAAGCTGCTGCACAT CATCGAAGAGTCGGGGGGCTCGGACGAGGGCCCCTCCCTCTGCCTCAAAATCAGCCACCTCGTCCG GTACTGGGTGCGCGCCTTCCCGGGGGAGCTGGCCGGGGACCCCGAGCTGCTGGGCCGGATCCGGGTGCTGCGGGAGGCGCTGGGCCGGGGGTCCGGGGGGGACCCCGACACCCGCATCGACCTCGACAGCCT GCCGTCGCCGCcggggggggagcaggaggagccgcccccccgtccccccaccCGGCGCAAAACCTCGCTGCTGCTGGATCACCTGGAGGCGGCCGAGCTGGCCGAGCACCTCACCCACCTGGAGCACCGCGCCTTCGCCCGCGTCCAC TTGCAGGATTACCGCAGCTTCGCCCGGCGCGGCTGTGCCGCCGGCAGCCCGGCCCTGCAGCGTGTCATCGCCCTCTCCAACGGGGTCTCCCGCTGGGtgcagctgctggtgctgagcccccccgcgcccccccagCGCGCCCGCGTCCTCACCCGCTTCCTCCACGTCGCACAG aggctgctggagctgcGCAACTTCAACACGCTGATGGCGGTGGTGGGGGGCCTGGGGCACGGCTCCATCACCCGCCTGCGCCAGACCCTCGCCCTGCTGCCCCCCGATGTCACCAAG CTGTGGGGCCGCCTCTCGGAGGTGCTGGGCTCGGCGGGCAACTACCGGCGGTaccgggggctgctggggggggcgggcggcgggggggggttcCGCCTGCCCGCCCTGGGGGTCCACCTGCGGGACCTGGTGGCGCTGGAGGAGGCGCTGCCCGACTGGGGGGGGCCCGCCCGCCCCCACCCCGCCAAGCTGCAGCAGCGCTTCGCCAtcctgggggggctgctgggggggggcgagCAGGGCCCCCCCGTGCCCGCCGACCCCGACCTGCTCCACCTGCTGacg gtctccctggagctggGGCAGACGGAGGAGCAGCTCTACCAGCTCTCGCTGCAGCGGGAGCCTCGCACGCGCGCCCCC CACCGTGCAGGGAGGGGCCGTCGCGGCCCCCTCACACGAGGGCTTTGCACGAGGAGGGGACCCCTCGCACGGGGATGCCCCCCCTCACCCGTCCCCCTCCGGCTCCCCCAGATTTTGGGTCTCCACAAACAGGGGCTGAAGTGCCGCA cctgcggCCTGCGCTGTCACGCCCGCTGCCGGGAGCGGCTGCGCGTCGAGTGTCGCCGTCGCACCCAAAGCGTCGCCTCCGAcgcccccccgggacccccgggccccccccctcgctccttcagcttctccctgccccaacCTCGCCGGTCCTCGtcagccctgcaccccccag agaCCCccgaggagctgcaggaggtggaGGACGGCGTCTTCGACATCCACCTATAG